From the Leptolyngbya sp. O-77 genome, one window contains:
- the polA gene encoding DNA polymerase I: MPTLLLVDGHSLAFRSYYAHAKNRDGGLRTKTGIPTSVSFGFMKALLDTMEQEKPDYVAIAFDPGEPTYRHEADQTYKEGRPDAPEDFLPDLSNLQELLQALKLPVIAVPGYEADDVIGTLSRKAVADGFRVKVLTGDRDLFQLIDDEQLTVLYLSTTFGKGTPPPREFGPQQVKDKMGITPQQVVDYKALCGDASDNIPGVKGIGDKTAVSLLTDFGSLAEIYSHLDDPRIKSAVRKKLEEGRDAALHSQYLAQIHLDVPLALRPEDCKLQAFDDADVVPLLEKLEFRSFLNRLQKLHSQFSGDGATQQPSAPNAAPALQHSSTPASSEDDDLWFFSAEDTATFQGYATTPVQPQIIDTPDKLSALVNTLQTCTDPAAPVAWDTETTALEPRDAVLVGIGCCWGPGEADVAYIPTGHAQGTNLDVAIVLEALRPILESADYPKALQNAKFDRLVLRCQGIHLAGVVFDTMLASYVLNPEGSHNLTDLGRKYLNLNAQSYDDLVPKGKTIADVSIPKVANYCGTDVYSVFHLVPKLRADLAQIPRQTELLETVEQPLEPVLAEMEYTGVRIDQDYLKAFSKALEQDLKRIEEQAYEAAGQTFNLGSPKQLSVLLFDTLGLDKRKSKKRATGYSTDASTLEKLQGDHPVVDLIQEHRTLSKLKSTYVDALPSLVRPDTQRVHTDFNQTITATGRLSSSNPNLQNIPVRTEFSRQIRKAFIPAEGWLLVAADYSQIELRILAHLSSEPILIETYQNNGDVHTVTAQLLFEKEDITPDERRMAKTINFGVIYGMGAQRFARESGFSQAQAKTFIDRFYERYSRVFGYLQQMQQEAIARGYVETILGRRRYFNFGSESLKALRGRSPSEIDVNKIRLRDQYDAQLLRAAANAPIQGSSADIIKLAMIRLHNLLTDRRANLLLQVHDELVFEVHPDEWDDLQPQIRAAMESAVDLKVPLKVEMHAGQNWMEAK, from the coding sequence ATGCCCACGCTCCTCCTGGTTGACGGCCACTCCCTCGCCTTCCGCTCCTACTACGCCCATGCCAAAAACCGCGACGGCGGGCTGCGAACCAAAACGGGCATTCCCACCAGCGTTTCCTTCGGGTTTATGAAGGCGCTGCTGGACACAATGGAGCAGGAAAAGCCAGACTATGTGGCGATCGCCTTTGACCCCGGCGAACCCACCTATCGCCACGAAGCTGACCAAACGTATAAAGAAGGGCGACCCGACGCGCCGGAAGATTTTCTGCCGGATTTATCAAACTTGCAGGAACTCTTGCAGGCGCTGAAGCTGCCTGTGATCGCAGTTCCCGGCTATGAAGCCGACGACGTGATCGGCACCCTCAGCCGCAAGGCCGTGGCCGACGGGTTTCGGGTGAAGGTGCTGACGGGCGATCGCGACTTGTTTCAACTGATCGACGACGAGCAACTTACCGTCCTCTACCTCAGCACCACCTTCGGCAAAGGCACACCCCCGCCCCGCGAGTTTGGCCCCCAGCAGGTGAAAGACAAAATGGGCATCACGCCGCAGCAGGTGGTCGATTACAAAGCCCTCTGCGGCGACGCTTCCGATAATATCCCCGGTGTCAAGGGCATCGGCGACAAAACCGCCGTCTCTCTGCTGACCGACTTTGGCTCCCTCGCAGAAATCTATAGCCACCTCGACGACCCCCGCATCAAAAGCGCCGTCCGCAAGAAGCTAGAAGAGGGCCGCGATGCCGCTCTGCATTCACAATACCTGGCACAAATTCACCTGGACGTGCCCCTCGCTCTCCGCCCCGAAGACTGCAAACTGCAAGCCTTCGACGATGCCGATGTCGTCCCGCTTCTAGAAAAACTCGAATTCCGCTCCTTCCTCAACCGCCTGCAAAAGCTCCACAGCCAGTTTTCTGGTGATGGCGCGACCCAGCAGCCTAGTGCCCCAAACGCCGCCCCAGCGCTCCAGCACTCCAGCACCCCAGCCTCCTCCGAAGACGACGATCTCTGGTTCTTTAGCGCCGAAGACACTGCCACCTTCCAGGGCTACGCCACCACGCCCGTCCAGCCGCAAATCATCGACACGCCCGACAAGCTCAGCGCCCTGGTGAACACGCTGCAAACCTGCACTGACCCCGCCGCGCCCGTCGCCTGGGACACGGAAACGACCGCCCTGGAACCCCGCGATGCTGTGCTGGTGGGAATTGGCTGCTGCTGGGGGCCGGGCGAGGCGGACGTGGCCTACATTCCCACCGGGCACGCCCAGGGAACAAATCTGGATGTGGCAATAGTGCTAGAGGCGCTGCGCCCGATTTTGGAGAGTGCGGACTATCCCAAAGCCCTGCAAAATGCCAAGTTTGATCGGCTGGTTCTGCGCTGTCAGGGCATTCACCTGGCGGGTGTGGTGTTTGACACGATGCTGGCTAGCTACGTGCTGAACCCCGAAGGCAGCCATAATCTGACCGATCTGGGGCGCAAGTATCTAAACCTAAACGCTCAGAGTTACGATGACCTAGTGCCCAAGGGCAAAACCATTGCCGATGTCTCCATTCCCAAGGTCGCCAACTATTGCGGCACGGATGTTTACTCTGTGTTTCACCTTGTCCCCAAGCTGCGGGCAGATCTGGCGCAAATTCCCCGGCAGACGGAACTGCTGGAAACCGTGGAGCAGCCGCTCGAACCCGTGCTGGCAGAGATGGAATACACAGGCGTTCGCATTGACCAAGACTATCTCAAGGCATTTTCCAAAGCCCTGGAGCAAGACCTGAAGCGGATCGAGGAGCAGGCTTACGAGGCAGCGGGGCAAACTTTTAATCTGGGGTCGCCCAAACAACTGAGTGTGCTGCTCTTTGACACGCTGGGGCTGGACAAGCGCAAGTCCAAAAAGCGGGCGACGGGCTACTCCACGGATGCCTCTACGCTCGAAAAGCTCCAGGGTGACCATCCCGTGGTAGACCTGATCCAGGAACACCGCACCCTGTCGAAGCTGAAATCGACCTATGTAGACGCGCTGCCCAGCCTGGTGCGCCCCGACACGCAGCGAGTGCATACCGACTTCAACCAGACGATTACGGCAACAGGGCGGCTGTCGTCGTCGAACCCCAATTTGCAAAATATCCCGGTGCGAACGGAGTTTAGCCGCCAGATTCGCAAGGCGTTTATTCCGGCCGAGGGTTGGCTGCTGGTGGCGGCCGACTATTCGCAGATTGAACTCCGCATCCTGGCGCACCTGAGTAGCGAGCCGATTCTGATTGAAACCTACCAGAACAATGGCGATGTGCATACCGTCACCGCCCAACTGCTGTTTGAAAAAGAGGACATCACACCGGACGAACGGCGGATGGCCAAGACGATTAACTTTGGCGTGATTTACGGCATGGGGGCACAGCGGTTTGCGCGAGAGTCGGGCTTTAGCCAGGCCCAGGCAAAGACGTTTATCGATCGCTTCTATGAACGCTACTCCCGTGTGTTCGGTTATTTGCAACAGATGCAGCAAGAGGCGATCGCCCGTGGGTATGTGGAAACCATCCTCGGTCGCCGCCGCTATTTCAACTTTGGCAGCGAAAGCCTGAAGGCATTGCGGGGAAGAAGCCCCAGCGAGATCGATGTAAACAAAATTCGCCTGCGCGACCAGTACGACGCACAGTTGCTCCGCGCCGCCGCCAACGCACCGATCCAGGGGTCTAGCGCCGATATCATCAAGCTCGCTATGATCCGGCTGCACAACCTGCTAACGGATCGCCGGGCCAACCTGCTGCTGCAAGTGCATGATGAACTGGTGTTTGAAGTGCATCCCGACGAGTGGGACGACTTGCAGCCGCAAATCCGCGCCGCGATGGAGTCTGCGGTTGACCTGAAAGTGCCGCTCAAAGTGGAAATGCACGCCGGACAAAACTGGATGGAGGCGAAGTAA